A genome region from Euphorbia lathyris chromosome 4, ddEupLath1.1, whole genome shotgun sequence includes the following:
- the LOC136226967 gene encoding ubiquitin C-terminal hydrolase 12-like isoform X1: protein MEGVKAVIDEPNRGIPSEDTQIEVIRELRDLPPLHYLFKIKNFSQLYNGKIDNYDSSDFEVGGYQWRLSLYPKGNKKVNEKDHISLYLVLSESNSFPLYREVNVYLKLFIYNQIQDKYLTVQDAKGSVRRFRGMKKEWGFDQLVPLSVFNDASNGYLINDCCVFGAEVFVLEGCCKVECASAVKELDNNRYAWKFENFAELEEETYFSKVFVIGGYRWTLEVYPRI from the exons ATGGAAGGAGTGAAAGCAGTAATTGATGAACCCAATCGAGGCATTCCTTCCGAAGATACACAAATTG AAGTAATCCGGGAATTAAGGGATCTTCCACCACTTCACTACCTATTTAAGATAAAAAACTTCTCCCAGCTTTATaatggaaagattgacaacTATGATTCAAGTGATTTTGAAGTTGGTGGATACCAATG GAGACTGTCTCTTTATCCCAAGGGGAACAAGAAAGTAAATGAGAAGGATCACATCTCGCTCTATTTAGTTCTCTCTGAATCAAATTCATTTCCTTTATATCGGGAAGTTAATGTGTACTTGAAGCTGTTTATTTATAATCAAATTCAGGATAAGTATTTGACTGTTCAAG ATGCCAAAGGGAGCGTAAGGCGTTTTCGTGGGATGAAAAAGGAATGGGGTTTTGACCAACTAGTTCCTCTCAGTGTTTTCAATGATGCATCAAATGGATACCTGATTAATGATTGTTGTGTATTTGGAGCTGAGGTTTTTGTTCTAGAGGGCTGCTGTAAAGTTGAATGTGCATCTGCTGTGAAGGAGCTCGATAACAACAGGTACGCTTGGAAGTTTGAAAACTTCGCAGAGCTGGAAGAAGAAACCTATTTCTCCAAGGTGTTTGTTATTGGTGGATATAGATG